The Branchiostoma floridae strain S238N-H82 chromosome 3, Bfl_VNyyK, whole genome shotgun sequence genomic sequence TGTTTGAATAAATTAATAAAAGAATgaagaatgaattaatgaatgaatgaacgaacgaacgaatgaacgaaatggtgaatgaatgaatgaaaaaaatgaattagtGAATGTTTGGGATTGTAGATATCAATTCAGATCTCACTCGTGGTGAAAATGTTTTGGGCACCCCTCTCTCCGGGTCCTTGTTGGTATGTCCCTGATATTGAGAGTTGAGTCATCAGTCATGTAGCCATGTTTTCACGACAGGTACATTCGATCCGCCCGGGCTGTTTATTTCTCCAGGGTGACCACGTGTAACCCAAATCACCCGTTGCCACTGGCAAAGTTTACTGTACTCCCCTCCAAAAGGTCTTGCTTACAATAAATACACAGTTTGGAAAGGTACAATGGCGGCCATGCCCTATCAATTACCAAGTGCTTTTGTAAGATATTGGTCGCATGCAACACCGGAGTTGCCTCGGACTGAGGCCGACAGAAATATAAGGAGACAGGTGTCATTGTTTGGAGTGGACGATCTAAGTCAGAGCGGGGTAGAAACAACAGTAGCAGTTGCGTTGTGTACTGTGAGGGGTGGGAGAGAATTTACGGTCCCTAACAGAACAGGTTTGCTGAAAACACAGATCACCGTTATCTGTCAGCAGCCGCAGAGGATCAAGAGTGATCAGAAGATAAAGACCCCACCGGCCGGTTTTCTTTGTTCTCCGAGATCGGACGGATAAGTCACAGGCTTCCCGACAATGTCCGTTGCTAAGGGAGGCAAGAAGCGGGTTACCCGGATTGCCGTGCCGTCAGGTGCCGACTCCGACGGGTACTCTAGCGGGGGCGAGGGCACTCCGAAGCCAGGGCGCCGCAAGAAGTTCCTCCAAGTTCCCGACGGCGCAACTCCCTCCCTCCGGGGCGGCTACGACCCAGGAAGCATGGACGAAGTCATGTCAACAGTCGGCGGGAGCGAGCACTCCTTCGCACTCCACGGCTCAAATCGGAAGGTACAGTACGAGAACACTTACAAGATGGAACCTGACTTTAAGTTTCAGTCCCACCTTATCGAAGGACCTGCTAGGGATATTCTTGAGACACATCTCAAGGATCAGCCCTACGATGCCGCGACGTGCCGAACGCAGGCGCAAGACCTGGCGGGAAAGATCATGGACGCGACGAAAAACCTGAACATCAAACGTTACAAACTGGTGACCATCGTCAGCATAGGGAGCTTAAAGGAGCGGCCCGGCATGCACTTCGGGAGCAGGTGTCTGTGGAACGACAAGACAGACTCCTTCACAACGGTCAAGTACACCAACGGATCTCTGTTCGCTGTTGCTATGATCTACGGACTGTATTTTGAGTAGAGCAAAGGACAACACCTACACAACCGTCCGTCAGAAACCGTTAGCAGAACTGGGTTGACAGTACGCAAACTGTGTTGACATTTCCAGTCCGATATTCACAACGATACGTGTCTTGAACTGACATCCCTTCTATAGTTATTTTGGGGTCGATTTTTGTTGGATTCGTGTTGGAAAGTTACGTCTTCGTGTATCTACAGAACTTGCTCCGTGAAGGTATTGTGAGAATATTGATAGAAACCGTCTGATATTTGCGTTAGAAATGTAGATAAGTCAATAGAATCATGGCAAATGAATTGTAAATTAGACATGTAAAGTTTACCCTTCAATCATGCTGCATTTTAAGTGTTTCTACCCTAATGCTGTATAGCTATAGCAAGTAACTGTATAAAATGAATGGAGTCTATGGAAGAAACGAGTCGAAAATACGTTGCTGTAGGTTGAAAGGGTGTTTTTTGTTGCCGGTAGTTCAAACAACACAGGTCTGACCTCAGGTAGACTCGTGTTACTGCGACACAAATATTTGTACCGCTAAACCACACAATCAAATTAAACAGCCCCACTATTTGCTTCGCCTACTTGTGCTAAGAACAATTTACTCGTAGCGGAATGACGTTTTTACATAGTTTGGAGAGGGATATTATTCTTTGTAATGCCACTTTAATAAGTGTCAAGATGCTGTGGATTAAATGGCTAGGATACGAGTACCAAAGTTGGGCATTTTGTACTCTTCAGAGGTTCGGATCCGGCTGTTTTTGGATGTGTTTCTGAAGAACCGTCTCTGAACTTTAAGTCAAGCTTTCTTATTTTCGTGTTTCCTCCATGGCTTTTGGTCTgcggacataaagaaaacgggaCAAATAGAATTCCCGAGTCTACACGCATCaagaaacagccggagccaaacctctgcttgaagatcaGCACTCTGTACAATCGCTGGATCGTTTAACGTTGTACATGTGAACTGTAACGTTGTTTACAAAGCGTGGGGCTAAAAAGGCAGTCTTGAATACACGACTGTGCGGTGGGCACACTCTGACTACATTAGTCATTCGGTCAGGCGAttattcatttgtttgcttACTGTTTCAATGTTGATATGAATGGCTGCAGATACGTGTTCAAAGATCCATATCAATGTATGTACTAGTGGTATAAGTTTGAATAAATGTTGCAGTTACTTTGTCCTGAGATACGTGTCGTTTTATACACCTTAGTAACCCTACACCGTACACCTGCGTTACAACTGGCCTCGGAAACAATTTAATCTAGTTCAGAAAAATACCGACAACGCTTAACGTAATGCACGCCTAAACAAACATCCAAGCTCTTTCATTGTCCGCAAAGTGGGGTAATTTTTTTGACAAATTATGGTACGGAACTGGTCGTGTTGACCATTGGCTTAATGGAGTTAATAGGAAGGGAggctgtgattgacagctcagTCAGGCGTGTTTGGTCGATGTAACTTGAGAGAGTGGAGGTTCAGCAAATGTATTCTCACCACGTTACCTTTTGTGACACACAGAAACAAGGAGGCGACATTTTATGAATGGAACGCAGATGTTATCGTTTAGATAGTGGCAGAGTTTAACAGCGTGGGGATTATTTCAGGTCGTTGAGACCAATATAGAAATATGGTCCAGTCCGTTGGTTGAATTACGATCTTATCACTAAGTGGGAAAATCATGTGTATGTCAGTTATTTTCCCACAGGACATGAAAAAGTAGGCATGCTGTAAAACCACATActgtcatacacacacacacacacacacacacacacacacacacacacacacacacacacacacagagacagacagacacacacacacacacacagacacacacacagacagatagacacacacagacacacacacacacacacacacagacagacacacacacacatatgcatacactaccaaaaatgctttttcttgtttatcttgttttgcttcctcacagaaaatttttcttccaggaagaaaattattctgtctctaagaaatcttagaaaaatgtgcttgtccatggggcaagcaaatttttgcttgtcaagtttttgagaaaatttgagatttgttttcttgtatttcttaaaatgcctcttcttgtttatcttgttttgcttcctcacagaaaatttatattccaggaagaaaaaaattcttgcatttcttaagagttgaatctggtaagaaaataacaagaatttgtagaatttttttcttgcatcataagaaaatttaagaagattttgcttatatgtctaaaaaaaaattgtggtttctcgttttgcttgaattttattctcaattttcttcatgcaataatatttttcttcatataagaattgtccatggggtaagcaaaataagaaaaaatcatttttggtagtgtacatacatacatacatacatacatacatacatacatacatacatacatacatgtttataTACAAAGAAATGCTACCAAAACCAAATATTTTTGGCGAAGCTAATCAAATAATCAATTCAGCCTAAATCATAAAGGAGGACGTTCGGAAGACCACAGCAGGTCGGGCCGGATCAAACGGTTGGATTAAACCTTAAAATCTCccagaaaaaaatctgagaaaaaaGTTGATATATCAACAATCATAAATCATACATAGGATTACGATCTCCCTAAAGCTATTCATcctacagaaaatgtcatttcCTGCTACTTGTTGTTAACGTGCATTGCTCTGTATGTCTTCTCAAAAAGGAAAAAGATAAAGTGCCAGGAGCAGTATGGACACACAGCTGAAAGTGTACAAATATAATGTTTTCGACAGCAAACGTTTTCAAATGTCAAAGGATTGTTGCAACTTCTATCGCTAGTACTAGGCGGTTCGTAGTCTACCGCAGGTGTACCAGGCTCTCTTTGGGCCGGTAAAGCTTTCTTTCAGCCGGGTATATAATCTTTCGTATCTGGTAAGAGTTCATTGAGAATCTCCTCCAAAATCTAACTCCTAATCTTAGAAGCAACCACCCGGGGTAAAAGATTACCGAAGGAAGCTCAGCCAAAGCCCTAACGCCGAAAGAAACGTCAAACGCCAGGTTACGTAAAAGTAAGACCCCATGTGGTTACTTTGATTCATTTTCAGATTCTTTGAAGTTTCGTGACTATGTCTTATAAAAGAAGAATCGGCCCCTTTCATAGTTTAGCTCAGGTGTTATCGTGGAAATTTGATTAGTTTGACATTAAAGAAATATTCCCAAATTAAATTTGCTTTCATCATATTTGCCCGCCTGCCAGACATACCCAGCTTATACTTGTAAACGTAAATACCACATCCGTTATTGCTGACGCACACCTAGTTGTGTAAGTTAGCTATTGTGTAAGTTGGGAAAAAAACACGCTTATGAAACACAGTGTCGTCTTGCATATGGAATATGAAATTctcgcggtagttttatgttcgttACCAATTCACCACGAActattttccatggcagttaaagactacagtgcatggtgctaccgcgaacataaaaccaccgtgaatacTTCTTTTTCCAGCTAACACGGaactaaatccccgcgaacttcaaGAGCCTATATTGTAGTATCGCTGGAATCAGCTGGATGCAAACCTATTTCATTGCTTTGTATACTGGAGAGTCATGACTAAAAATCATACTTCTGTCGTTCTTTATTGCTTGTGAGAGTTGGCTTTTGCGTAATACAACTCAACATGTGTACTTGGCCCAAAGTGAACAATGATTAGTATCGAACGGTTAAGCATAGTTCACATTACCAGGCCGGGGCCCGACTGGGCAacgctttcgggaacgaaaaatatgatacaagATAAACTAAGACACACAACACGTAAAAAGGAGAGTCGTGGGCATAATTTGCGTTTATTTCAAGgtatacatgtctattttcCGTTTTCTAAATAAAACAGCTGCAGCCCGACTGGCCGCTGGTTTTAGAAATGTGGCCCTAACATAACAGGTAGCGCTACgtttgtaggtacatgtaggttgagTCTAATATACGGACAAAACAACCCAGGCTAGGTGAGGTAGTTGTACCGGTTATGCTTCATCTAATTCGCTGAGGGAAATATGAGTTGAAAGCGTTCCAGATGCGCATTTGAGGCCATTTAAGGTGAGGCTGATGCTCATTCATAGATAACTGCAGTACCGTGAACTGTCGCTGCGCTGTACATGCACTGCTGGACGAAACTGTACCCTGTACCTTTTTGGTCATCGAGTAAAATTGAAGAGTGCCCTGAAATGCAAGTGTGAATTTGAACCAAGCTGTCTTAATTATCTCCATAAAaaatagttttgggtgtgtctgtctgtctgtctgtctgtctgtctgtctgtttgtatatgtttccggatttttgtagtcagcatagccgaagaacctcttgatggattgccatgatatttggtatgtgggtaggtgttgtgaAGACGAAAGTCAAGGTCattttgggtcccctggtatgtgactttggtactgcagcagaaattctgcTTGTACCTTTTGACCTGggtgtgctatggtcttgttacGCTAGTAAGGATAAAATCATGATAGTGTTGAGCAAATGATACATCCTGTCGCACGGTGTGAGAAACTTTGGACTCGGACCAACTCCTGCAACCTTTTTTGGAACCTATCTGGCAACTTTGACCTACCTTCCAGTTCATCCATTCAAATACCAACCGCggacacacatgtacaccactgtcaaaaataaacaaaaaacacaacttgCCTTCCTCTCAAAGACTTTTATTGATGAAAGTTTCGATTCTATCCATACAATTGATGAGCGCCAGACAATTGTGATAATTGATACAATTTACTGTCCAGAATCTAGATAGTTAAGAGTCTAAAATATTTCTCTGTATTAACTATAATTATTATTCTTACAAGACATAGAAAATGTACCTCCAATAACTATGTTAGTTCTCCAATATCATTCCTACAAGACACATAGAAAATATACCTCCAtctttaatttttgtttctatatATCATTCCTACAAGACACGTAGAAAGTATACTTCTAGTAGATGTGCGTACTTTTCTATAGTATGTCAAGACACATAGAAAATATACCTGGTCCACCTTTAATAACCATGTCTATGATGCTTTATCCAATAGCATTCctacaaaacacagaaaataaatCTCCATCAACTATTCTTGTCTCTTTATTATCCCCCCAAGACACAGAGAAAATAAACCTTCATTACCAAAGCTTGTATACGTAGCTTTTTTCCCTATAGCACTAAGACACAGG encodes the following:
- the LOC118412474 gene encoding tctex1 domain-containing protein 1-like, with amino-acid sequence MSVAKGGKKRVTRIAVPSGADSDGYSSGGEGTPKPGRRKKFLQVPDGATPSLRGGYDPGSMDEVMSTVGGSEHSFALHGSNRKVQYENTYKMEPDFKFQSHLIEGPARDILETHLKDQPYDAATCRTQAQDLAGKIMDATKNLNIKRYKLVTIVSIGSLKERPGMHFGSRCLWNDKTDSFTTVKYTNGSLFAVAMIYGLYFE